The Nothobranchius furzeri strain GRZ-AD chromosome 6, NfurGRZ-RIMD1, whole genome shotgun sequence genome includes a region encoding these proteins:
- the rpl17 gene encoding large ribosomal subunit protein uL22, which translates to MVRYSLDPENPTKSCKARGSNLRVHFKNTRETAQAIKGMHIRKANKYLRDVVVKHQCVPFRRYNGGVGRCAQAKQFGWTQGRWPKKSAEFLLHMLKNAESNAELKGLDVDSLVIEHIQVNKAPKMRRRTYRAHGRINPYMSSPCHIEMILTEKEQIVPKPEEEVAQKKKVSQKKLKKQKLMARE; encoded by the exons ATGGTCCGCTACTCTCTTGACCCGGAGAACCCGACCAAAT CATGTAAGGCGAGGGGCTCCAATCTCCGAGTTCACTTCAAG AACACTCGTGAGACGGCCCAGGCCATCAAGGGCATGCATATCCGCAAAGCTAACAAGTACCTGAGGGACGTCGTCGTCAAGCACCAGTGTGTCCCGTTCCGTCGCTACAACGGTGGCGTTGGGCGCTGTGCTCAG GCTAAACAGTTCGGCTGGACTCAGGGCCGCTGGCCCAAGAAGAGCGCAGAGTTCCTCTTGCACATGCTCAAGAATGCAGAAAGCAACGCTGAGCTGAAG GGTTTGGACGTAGACTCTCTGGTCATTGAGCACATCCAGGTCAACAAGGCCCCCAAGATGAGGAGACGCACATACCGTGCCCACGGTCGCATCAACCCTTACATGAGCTCGCCATGCCACATCGAGATGATCCTCACAGAAAAGGAGCAGATCGTCCCCAAACCGGAAGAGGAGGTGGCTCAGAAGAAGAAG GTTTCACAGAAGAAGCTGAagaagcagaagctgatggcgcgcGAGTAA